One genomic window of Marinobacter adhaerens HP15 includes the following:
- a CDS encoding ABC transporter ATP-binding protein: protein MSIYQESPTYSDQLENGLSGPSLMLDRVHCQFHGDSVVKDINLHLEAGEVVCLLGPSGCGKTTLLRIAAGLQMPTRGKVFLGSSLVSAPGGVQVPPEKRNVGLAFQESALFPHLTVLENVCFGISSMPKKQQRTRALELLGRLGMADAANVYPHTLSGGQQQRVALARALAPSPRVMLLDEPFSSLDARLRDQIRDDTLHVLKELNTATLLVTHDPEEAMFMADRIALMRDGEIVQTGTPTDLYCNPAEPFVVNFFGQVNEHRGVVHNGVVTTPLGHLEAKGFEDGSSVRILIRPEAVKVRQLEGQAGDDRTSHVLMSRLLGPTSLLHICAHGPDGQEMHLHAKVPGVFLPEQGQAVSLELDMSQVFLFGE from the coding sequence ATGAGTATTTATCAGGAAAGCCCAACCTACAGCGACCAACTCGAGAACGGCCTGTCGGGCCCGTCATTGATGCTTGACCGCGTGCATTGCCAGTTCCATGGCGATAGCGTTGTCAAAGACATCAACCTGCATCTGGAAGCGGGCGAAGTAGTCTGCCTCCTCGGCCCCTCTGGCTGCGGCAAAACAACGCTGCTGCGTATCGCTGCAGGCCTCCAGATGCCAACCCGCGGCAAAGTCTTTCTCGGCAGCTCCCTGGTCTCGGCACCCGGTGGCGTGCAGGTACCCCCGGAAAAGCGGAATGTGGGCCTGGCATTCCAGGAATCTGCACTATTCCCCCATCTGACGGTGCTGGAGAACGTCTGCTTCGGCATCAGCTCCATGCCAAAAAAGCAGCAACGTACGCGCGCACTCGAACTGTTGGGGCGCCTGGGCATGGCCGATGCCGCCAATGTTTACCCACACACCCTCTCAGGCGGTCAGCAGCAGCGGGTAGCCCTGGCCAGGGCCCTTGCTCCCTCGCCACGGGTCATGCTGCTGGACGAACCATTCTCCAGCCTCGACGCCCGGCTGCGCGACCAGATTCGGGACGATACACTGCATGTGCTGAAAGAGCTGAACACGGCCACTCTTCTGGTTACTCATGACCCGGAGGAAGCCATGTTCATGGCAGATCGGATCGCACTGATGCGAGACGGAGAGATCGTGCAAACGGGGACTCCTACAGACCTCTACTGCAATCCTGCCGAGCCGTTCGTGGTCAACTTTTTCGGGCAGGTGAACGAACATCGCGGCGTTGTCCACAACGGCGTGGTGACAACGCCATTGGGCCACCTGGAGGCTAAAGGTTTTGAGGACGGCAGCAGCGTTCGAATTCTGATACGCCCGGAGGCGGTCAAAGTCAGGCAACTTGAAGGACAGGCCGGTGATGACCGCACCAGCCATGTTCTGATGTCCCGACTGCTCGGCCCGACCAGTCTGTTGCACATTTGTGCTCACGGGCCAGACGGGCAGGAAATGCACCTGCATGCAAAAGTGCCCGGGGTGTTTCTGCCGGAACAGGGACAGGCTGTCTCGCTTGAGCTGGATATGTCGCAGGTTTTTCTATTCGGCGAGTAA
- a CDS encoding TVP38/TMEM64 family protein: MTRSPLVFRLSFLAIVAFLMATIWLLLRQLGMPASFAPTVLSDWFASQGTLGPVLLMLLMVLAVVVGPIPTLPISAASGLVYGMFNGTAIAVAGALAGSLIAFYLARVLGRDAVQQKLENNPVFSARGSQRFLFIAVLLTRLIPVFSFALISYAAGVTAIHLWRYALATVIGMLPMTFVFAGLGHTLELNPTLTVIAAATVLLVMSTLPLYLRRRPHSRLARWLQLDGRV; the protein is encoded by the coding sequence ATGACCCGATCGCCGCTGGTTTTCCGTCTCTCCTTTCTTGCCATTGTCGCGTTTTTGATGGCCACGATCTGGCTTCTGCTGCGTCAACTGGGCATGCCTGCCAGCTTTGCACCAACGGTGCTGTCCGACTGGTTTGCCAGTCAGGGGACTCTTGGACCGGTATTGCTGATGCTCCTGATGGTTCTTGCTGTCGTGGTCGGGCCAATACCCACGTTGCCGATCAGTGCGGCGTCCGGCCTGGTTTACGGAATGTTCAACGGAACGGCAATCGCGGTAGCCGGTGCCCTGGCGGGTTCGCTGATTGCCTTTTATCTGGCGCGAGTGCTTGGTCGCGATGCTGTTCAGCAGAAGCTCGAAAACAACCCGGTATTCTCGGCCAGAGGGTCACAGCGGTTCCTGTTTATTGCAGTCCTCCTCACCCGGTTAATCCCTGTGTTCTCCTTCGCCCTGATCAGCTATGCCGCCGGAGTGACGGCGATACACCTTTGGCGTTACGCCCTGGCAACGGTTATTGGAATGTTACCCATGACCTTTGTGTTTGCTGGGTTGGGGCATACCCTCGAGCTTAACCCCACCCTGACCGTTATAGCGGCAGCTACGGTATTGCTGGTCATGAGCACGTTGCCCCTTTACCTGCGGCGTCGCCCACATTCCCGTCTGGCTCGCTGGCTGCAGCTGGATGGAAGGGTCTGA
- a CDS encoding EthD family reductase, which yields MIKVSVMYPKTEESTFDLAYYRDTHMALVRDRLGDACKRTAIESGLAGGAPGEGPTYIAMGHMYFDSVADFQTAFGPHAKEILGDIPNFTNVQPTVQISDVIE from the coding sequence ATGATCAAAGTCAGTGTGATGTATCCGAAAACCGAAGAAAGCACCTTTGACCTTGCCTACTACCGAGACACGCACATGGCGTTGGTCCGCGACAGGCTGGGCGATGCCTGCAAGCGCACAGCCATCGAATCCGGGTTGGCCGGCGGCGCCCCGGGAGAGGGCCCCACCTACATTGCCATGGGCCATATGTATTTTGACTCTGTTGCCGATTTCCAGACCGCCTTCGGCCCCCATGCCAAGGAAATTCTTGGCGACATCCCGAACTTCACCAACGTTCAGCCAACAGTCCAGATCAGCGACGTTATCGAATAA
- a CDS encoding FAD-dependent oxidoreductase, producing MTLKKWILVALIAAVVVGFIASGGSELLTLENLKENQQSLGNWIDQNLLVAVLGFVVVYVVVTALSLPGATIMTLAGGAFFGNLYGLAAVSVASTIGASLAFLVARFLMRDTLRKRYGETVAKMDRGIEKDGAFYLATLRLVPVFPFFLINLAMGLTAMKLRTYALVSWIAMLPGTFVYVNAGTQLGQIQSTGDIVSADLLLSFALLGLFPLIAKFVVGFIRRRKVYAGWQKPEHFDYNLLVIGGGSAGLVSAYIAAAVKAKVALIEKHKMGGDCLNTGCVPSKALIRSAKAADTLRHANRYGLESVPVKGSFKNIMNRVKNVIAKVEPHDSPERYRKLGVDCIAGEASFVSPWELEVRHNDGRTERLTARSIVVATGGKPAVPPIPGLKDMEPLTSDNLWELQEQPERLLVLGGGPIGSELAHAFARLGSKVTQVEMGERLLAKEDEDVSELVLKQFQADGVDVRLKHAAAEFRMEEGEKVAYCEHEGERVRIPFDQVLVAVGRAANTAGLNLERIGVDTLPNGTVPVEEDMSLRYPNVFACGDVAGPYQFTHAAAHQAWYAAVNGLFGQFKRFKVDYRVMPWVTFTSPEVARVGLSEAEATAQGVAYEVTRYGLDDLDRAIAESEDHGFIKVLTPPGKDKILGAVVVGSHAGEILAEFTLAMKHGLGLNKILGTIHPYPTWNESAKYAAGEWKRAHAPEGIMKLLEKLHGWRRGKNTNTPRSIYAPD from the coding sequence ATGACACTCAAGAAATGGATTCTGGTCGCGTTGATTGCGGCTGTGGTTGTCGGGTTTATTGCCAGTGGCGGTAGCGAGCTTCTGACTCTCGAGAACCTGAAGGAAAACCAACAGTCCCTCGGTAACTGGATCGATCAGAATCTGTTGGTTGCGGTGCTGGGCTTCGTTGTTGTTTATGTCGTGGTAACAGCGCTTTCTCTGCCAGGCGCTACCATCATGACGCTGGCCGGTGGTGCGTTTTTCGGCAATCTCTACGGTCTGGCAGCCGTCTCCGTTGCTTCAACTATCGGTGCGTCGCTTGCTTTCCTGGTGGCGCGGTTCCTGATGCGAGACACGCTTCGAAAACGGTATGGCGAAACCGTGGCGAAGATGGATCGCGGCATTGAAAAAGACGGCGCCTTCTACCTTGCAACCCTGCGGCTTGTGCCGGTGTTTCCCTTCTTCCTGATCAACCTGGCCATGGGCCTGACGGCCATGAAGCTGCGCACCTATGCGCTGGTAAGCTGGATCGCCATGTTGCCTGGCACATTTGTTTACGTGAACGCCGGCACCCAGTTGGGCCAGATCCAGTCCACCGGGGACATTGTCTCGGCGGATCTGCTGCTCTCCTTCGCGCTACTGGGTCTGTTCCCGCTGATTGCCAAATTTGTGGTGGGCTTTATCCGCCGCCGCAAAGTGTACGCCGGCTGGCAGAAGCCCGAACATTTCGATTACAACCTGCTGGTCATAGGCGGTGGCTCTGCCGGTCTGGTCTCGGCCTACATTGCCGCAGCCGTGAAAGCCAAGGTGGCTCTTATAGAGAAGCACAAGATGGGTGGCGACTGCCTGAATACCGGCTGCGTGCCCTCCAAAGCGCTTATCCGCAGCGCCAAGGCGGCGGACACCCTGCGCCATGCCAACCGGTACGGGCTGGAATCGGTGCCCGTTAAAGGCTCGTTCAAGAACATCATGAACCGGGTCAAGAATGTCATCGCGAAAGTGGAGCCCCACGATTCGCCGGAGCGATACCGCAAGCTGGGTGTGGACTGCATTGCCGGCGAAGCCAGCTTCGTGTCGCCCTGGGAGCTAGAGGTCCGGCACAATGACGGCCGCACCGAACGCCTGACCGCCCGCAGCATTGTGGTGGCCACCGGCGGCAAGCCGGCGGTACCACCGATTCCCGGCCTGAAGGACATGGAGCCGCTAACCTCGGATAACCTGTGGGAACTGCAGGAGCAGCCCGAGCGCTTGCTGGTGTTGGGCGGTGGCCCGATCGGTTCGGAGCTGGCCCATGCCTTTGCCCGACTGGGCAGCAAGGTGACCCAGGTGGAGATGGGCGAGCGCTTGCTGGCCAAGGAAGATGAGGATGTCTCTGAACTGGTTCTGAAGCAGTTCCAGGCAGACGGCGTGGATGTCCGCCTGAAACATGCTGCTGCCGAGTTCCGTATGGAGGAAGGAGAGAAAGTTGCCTACTGCGAGCACGAGGGTGAGCGGGTGCGCATTCCTTTCGACCAGGTTCTGGTTGCTGTTGGCCGTGCAGCCAACACCGCCGGCCTGAACCTGGAGCGGATTGGTGTGGATACCCTGCCGAACGGAACCGTACCGGTAGAGGAAGACATGAGCCTGAGGTACCCGAACGTATTTGCCTGCGGCGATGTGGCTGGTCCATACCAGTTCACCCACGCGGCGGCCCATCAGGCCTGGTACGCGGCGGTCAACGGTCTGTTCGGGCAGTTCAAGCGCTTCAAGGTAGACTACCGCGTAATGCCCTGGGTGACCTTTACCTCGCCGGAAGTGGCGCGGGTGGGACTCAGTGAAGCTGAGGCAACCGCGCAGGGCGTGGCCTACGAAGTGACCCGCTACGGGCTGGATGATCTGGATCGTGCCATTGCCGAGAGTGAGGATCATGGTTTTATCAAGGTGCTGACCCCGCCGGGCAAGGACAAGATCTTGGGCGCCGTGGTGGTTGGCAGCCACGCCGGGGAAATCCTGGCCGAATTCACCCTGGCCATGAAACACGGCCTGGGCCTGAACAAGATCCTGGGCACCATTCACCCGTACCCGACCTGGAACGAGTCGGCGAAATACGCTGCCGGTGAATGGAAGCGCGCTCATGCCCCCGAAGGCATCATGAAGCTGCTGGAGAAACTGCACGGCTGGCGCCGTGGGAAAAACACGAATACACCGAGGAGCATCTATGCCCCTGATTGA
- a CDS encoding ABC transporter permease: MAGSGPGTGAASHRARRLNAWTVSTLVIALLVAMPVLVILAHVFFPSGEVWQHLVSTVLGRYLSNTVVLSVSVAVGTTLIGTACAWLVVMCRFPGRRLFEWALLLPLAVPTYVIAYAYTDFLQFAGPLQSALRDWFGWEFGDYYFPDIRSLGGAALLITMVLYPYVYLLARASFMEQSVSALDVGRTLGLGPWRMFKRIALPLSRPAIIGGVSLVLMETLNEFGAVQFFGVDTFTTGIYRTWFGLGEPVAAAQLAACLLVFVVLVVVLERVSRGGKQYHTSARYQALPEYSLNSGQAALAFAVCFLPVLIGFIVPALILLEMAITTGDSLFGTRFLEFAFNSLILASSAALVAVTLAVMLSYGARLNPSSWVRSANRIAAMGYAIPGSVIAVGIMIPLAWLDQKLNLFLRDNFGFMVGLVLSGSAFVLIYAYTVRFLAVSFNTVEASLGKVTPSMDAAARTLGQTAGGTLRKVHTPIMRSSLLAAGILVFVDVMKELPATIILRPFNFDTLAVRAYSLASDERLAESAMSSLAIVVVGIIPVVILSLAMRRSRPGSKTG; the protein is encoded by the coding sequence TTGGCTGGCTCTGGTCCCGGAACCGGCGCCGCCAGTCATCGCGCGCGTCGTCTCAACGCCTGGACGGTCAGCACCCTCGTGATCGCCCTGCTGGTTGCGATGCCAGTGCTGGTTATCCTTGCCCATGTGTTTTTCCCGTCCGGTGAAGTCTGGCAACACCTTGTCAGCACGGTGCTTGGAAGATACCTCAGTAACACCGTGGTGCTCAGTGTCTCTGTGGCCGTAGGAACCACCCTGATTGGCACTGCCTGTGCCTGGCTGGTGGTTATGTGCCGGTTTCCCGGCAGGCGGCTGTTCGAGTGGGCCCTTCTGCTGCCGCTGGCGGTGCCAACCTACGTAATTGCCTATGCTTACACGGATTTCCTGCAGTTTGCGGGGCCACTACAAAGCGCCTTGCGCGACTGGTTCGGCTGGGAGTTTGGCGACTATTACTTTCCGGATATCCGGTCCCTGGGCGGAGCTGCCCTGCTGATTACCATGGTGCTCTACCCCTACGTGTACCTGCTTGCCCGGGCATCGTTCATGGAGCAGTCGGTAAGTGCACTTGATGTTGGCCGCACTCTCGGCCTGGGGCCGTGGCGTATGTTCAAACGCATTGCTCTGCCGCTGTCCCGTCCTGCGATCATCGGCGGCGTTTCGCTGGTCCTGATGGAAACACTGAACGAGTTCGGGGCAGTCCAGTTCTTTGGCGTCGATACCTTCACCACCGGAATCTACCGGACCTGGTTTGGCCTGGGTGAGCCGGTTGCAGCGGCTCAGCTCGCAGCCTGCCTGCTGGTGTTCGTGGTTCTTGTTGTTGTTCTGGAACGCGTTTCCCGCGGTGGCAAGCAATACCATACCTCGGCACGGTACCAGGCATTGCCCGAGTATTCGCTGAATTCAGGCCAGGCTGCGCTCGCCTTTGCAGTGTGTTTCCTGCCTGTTCTTATTGGTTTTATTGTTCCGGCCCTGATTCTGCTGGAAATGGCGATTACGACCGGCGACAGCCTTTTCGGGACGCGTTTTCTGGAATTCGCGTTCAACAGCCTGATACTCGCCTCAAGCGCGGCGCTGGTTGCCGTAACGCTTGCGGTAATGCTGAGTTACGGCGCACGGCTGAATCCCAGCTCCTGGGTCAGGAGTGCGAACCGGATTGCGGCCATGGGCTATGCCATCCCCGGGTCTGTCATTGCCGTGGGCATCATGATTCCGCTGGCCTGGCTGGATCAGAAGCTCAATCTCTTTCTTCGTGACAACTTTGGTTTCATGGTGGGTCTGGTACTCAGTGGCAGCGCTTTTGTCCTGATCTACGCCTACACGGTGAGATTCCTGGCCGTGTCCTTCAATACGGTTGAGGCCAGCCTGGGGAAGGTTACGCCCTCAATGGACGCAGCTGCGCGAACCCTCGGTCAAACCGCCGGTGGCACCTTGCGCAAGGTTCATACGCCGATCATGCGCAGTAGCCTGCTGGCGGCTGGTATACTGGTGTTTGTGGACGTGATGAAGGAGTTGCCGGCGACCATCATACTCCGGCCGTTCAACTTCGATACCCTGGCGGTCCGTGCCTACAGCCTGGCCTCTGACGAGCGATTGGCCGAATCGGCCATGTCCTCCCTCGCCATTGTTGTGGTCGGGATCATTCCGGTGGTCATTCTGAGCTTGGCGATGCGTCGTTCCCGCCCGGGAAGTAAAACGGGGTAG
- a CDS encoding RNA polymerase sigma factor, producing the protein MTDSSREKEIELIQGLKTGDNDSFQEAVRAYTPGMLAVARFYLDHSSAEEAVQDCWVKVIDAIHGFEGRSGLKTWLHRVVANRCKNQLRSAKREVSSDFSEALEPALSDRFNAKGRWELPPKLQFHDSADTLMENGALSDCLDKHLSALPETQRSALMLYEAHQHKSDDVCNILDVSASNLRVLLHRARQKIFLMVENFQETGEC; encoded by the coding sequence ATGACTGACTCAAGTCGGGAAAAGGAGATAGAACTGATTCAGGGCTTGAAAACGGGTGATAATGATTCTTTTCAGGAAGCAGTACGTGCCTACACCCCCGGCATGTTAGCAGTCGCCCGGTTCTATCTGGATCATTCCAGTGCAGAAGAAGCCGTTCAGGATTGCTGGGTTAAAGTTATTGATGCGATCCATGGCTTTGAAGGTCGTTCAGGTTTAAAAACCTGGTTGCACCGGGTTGTTGCCAACCGTTGCAAGAATCAGCTTCGATCGGCCAAGCGAGAGGTTTCTTCAGATTTTTCGGAGGCCCTGGAGCCGGCACTGTCGGACCGATTCAACGCCAAAGGCCGATGGGAGTTGCCGCCCAAACTGCAGTTTCACGACTCTGCCGACACCCTGATGGAAAACGGCGCCCTCAGCGATTGCCTGGACAAGCACCTCTCTGCGCTGCCGGAGACCCAGCGTTCTGCCCTGATGCTTTATGAGGCCCACCAGCACAAATCCGATGACGTCTGTAACATTCTGGACGTCAGTGCCTCTAATCTGCGTGTACTTTTGCATCGAGCGAGGCAAAAGATCTTTCTGATGGTGGAGAATTTCCAGGAGACCGGCGAATGCTGA
- a CDS encoding ADP-ribosylglycohydrolase family protein, which translates to MVSNLPPGRKAAITAALAGGWVADAASLGLHWLYNSERILEVGGQSPEFLSPRAEYYTKGFGYFAHEGKQVGDVSHYGAATGVLTDSLLATNGNLDIRDYQRRFRSFFGPGGQWRGFIDNPTRITLENFNAIERKAVEEAQSGMPDDLSDKQKRILVQKVMPYTRRLSGSALAQPVREAISLTYKEKAIQDAGVHLAETIDRNLVPASGADDMQLPAVSKLPPLVAAHSGSTNLLDVVEAAVRVTNHNDEAVAWAKCAAVLLDGLFRGEPLAKAMNSAIDEAPDQASLKRALESSELNGVAAGDTFGRTCYLQEAMPVSFHILNTARSYTEAIRANIHCGGDSCGRAWLIGPAMAAMHGVGGENGIPLSWLARVTDAATVYQDIESLLGN; encoded by the coding sequence ATGGTCAGCAATCTCCCTCCCGGAAGAAAAGCCGCCATCACCGCTGCTCTGGCAGGCGGCTGGGTCGCAGACGCAGCCAGCCTGGGTTTACACTGGCTCTACAACAGCGAGCGCATTCTAGAGGTGGGTGGACAGTCGCCCGAATTCCTGTCTCCACGAGCCGAGTACTACACAAAGGGTTTCGGTTATTTCGCTCACGAGGGGAAACAGGTTGGCGATGTGAGTCACTACGGCGCGGCCACCGGCGTGCTGACCGACAGCTTGCTGGCCACCAACGGCAATCTGGACATCCGCGATTACCAGCGCCGGTTTCGTTCGTTCTTTGGGCCCGGTGGCCAGTGGCGGGGATTCATCGATAACCCGACACGGATCACGCTGGAGAATTTCAATGCTATTGAGCGCAAGGCTGTCGAGGAGGCGCAGTCCGGCATGCCGGATGATCTTTCCGACAAACAGAAGCGAATTCTGGTGCAGAAGGTCATGCCCTACACCCGCCGTCTGAGCGGCAGCGCGCTTGCACAGCCGGTGCGGGAGGCCATCAGCCTGACGTACAAGGAAAAGGCCATTCAGGACGCCGGCGTTCATCTGGCGGAAACCATCGATCGCAATCTGGTACCGGCGAGTGGCGCCGACGACATGCAGTTGCCTGCGGTGTCCAAGCTGCCGCCACTCGTTGCCGCCCATAGCGGAAGCACAAACCTCCTGGACGTTGTTGAAGCAGCCGTGCGGGTTACCAATCACAACGACGAGGCCGTTGCCTGGGCAAAGTGTGCAGCGGTGCTTCTGGACGGGCTATTCAGGGGCGAGCCTCTTGCCAAGGCAATGAATTCGGCCATCGACGAAGCACCCGATCAGGCGTCCCTCAAACGGGCACTTGAGAGCTCGGAACTGAACGGCGTTGCTGCCGGTGACACGTTTGGCCGCACCTGTTACCTGCAGGAAGCCATGCCGGTCAGCTTTCACATTCTGAACACGGCCCGGAGCTACACCGAAGCCATCCGCGCCAACATTCATTGTGGTGGTGACTCTTGCGGTCGAGCCTGGCTGATTGGCCCGGCCATGGCCGCCATGCACGGTGTTGGCGGTGAGAACGGCATTCCTCTGAGCTGGCTGGCCAGGGTAACGGATGCTGCGACCGTCTATCAGGATATCGAGTCGCTTTTGGGAAATTGA
- a CDS encoding Fe(3+) ABC transporter substrate-binding protein produces the protein MVSHKAKLAAAALATTLAATSVSASEVNLYSARHYDSDQAIYNAFTEETGIKVNLIEGKSDALIQRIQREGVASPADILITVDAGNLWRADQEGIFQPVDSEVLNSRLPDSLRHPEGHWFGFSQRLRVIYYDRSDFDPSRISQYEDLAKPEFKGEICIRSSSNIYNQSLLASLVEYHGEEGAEEWAQGVVNNMARDPQGGDTDQIRAVAAGECNLAVGNHYYYARLLNSDDVADREVAREVGIIFPNQDGRGVHANIGGAGVVATAPNKDNAIRFLEFLSSDTAQQIFAESNHEFPAVEGVLKNPVLDSWGNLNIDDINVSVLGTNNPEAVKIFDRVGWR, from the coding sequence GTGGTATCTCATAAAGCGAAGTTGGCAGCCGCTGCCCTGGCAACAACACTGGCAGCAACGAGTGTCTCCGCGAGTGAAGTCAACCTTTACTCTGCGCGGCACTACGATTCGGACCAGGCAATTTATAACGCCTTCACCGAGGAGACCGGCATCAAGGTCAACCTGATTGAGGGCAAGTCCGATGCGTTGATCCAGCGAATCCAGCGAGAAGGTGTCGCCAGCCCGGCGGATATCCTGATCACCGTTGACGCGGGTAACCTCTGGCGAGCCGACCAGGAAGGCATCTTCCAGCCGGTGGATTCCGAGGTTCTGAACAGCCGTCTGCCGGATTCCCTGCGTCATCCGGAAGGGCATTGGTTCGGCTTCAGTCAGCGTCTGCGCGTGATCTACTACGATCGCTCAGACTTTGATCCTTCCCGGATCAGTCAGTACGAGGACCTGGCCAAGCCGGAATTCAAGGGCGAGATCTGCATCCGGTCCTCCAGCAACATCTACAACCAGTCATTGCTGGCCAGCCTTGTTGAGTACCACGGCGAAGAAGGCGCTGAGGAATGGGCGCAGGGCGTAGTCAATAACATGGCCCGTGATCCCCAGGGTGGTGACACCGATCAGATCCGCGCTGTGGCTGCCGGTGAATGCAACCTGGCGGTTGGCAACCATTACTACTACGCGCGCCTGCTGAACTCTGATGATGTTGCAGACCGTGAAGTGGCCCGTGAGGTTGGCATCATCTTCCCGAACCAGGACGGCCGTGGTGTGCACGCCAACATCGGTGGTGCGGGCGTCGTAGCGACTGCGCCGAACAAGGACAACGCAATCCGGTTCCTGGAGTTCCTGTCCTCCGATACCGCCCAGCAGATCTTCGCTGAGAGCAACCATGAGTTCCCGGCGGTAGAAGGCGTACTGAAAAACCCGGTACTGGATTCCTGGGGCAACCTGAACATTGATGACATCAATGTCAGCGTTCTGGGCACCAACAATCCGGAAGCGGTGAAGATCTTCGACCGTGTGGGCTGGCGTTAA
- a CDS encoding radical SAM protein, with product MPLIETRTARKQRIPAVEVLEPRARDSWTHTRNGDPRGYIDADKLKELWIHTGTACNLACPFCLEGSHPGDGRIPGMKLSDVKPFIHEAIDMGVEQFSFTGGEPFVIRDFVNILNYASQHRPCFVLTNATEPLHKRQHQVLPLLDNPYPIHFRVSLDFPDRARHDKDRGDGSFDEALQGIRWLVDQGFKVSIARQTDPEEIPADVQAAFRDIFREWGIPEDLAFTAFPDLGTPGSEDGSPEITETCMEKYPTKEARSHFMCTYTRMLVKKGDEVRVYACTLVDDDPQYDLGGTLAESMDERIMLRHHRCFSCYRFGASCSAPA from the coding sequence ATGCCCCTGATTGAAACCAGAACGGCCCGGAAACAACGCATTCCGGCCGTGGAAGTCCTGGAACCCCGGGCCCGTGATAGCTGGACCCACACTCGCAACGGCGACCCCCGGGGTTACATTGATGCCGACAAGTTGAAGGAGCTTTGGATCCACACCGGCACCGCCTGCAATCTGGCGTGTCCGTTTTGCCTGGAAGGTTCGCACCCCGGCGATGGCCGGATCCCGGGCATGAAGCTCAGCGACGTGAAGCCGTTTATCCACGAAGCCATCGACATGGGGGTGGAGCAGTTTTCCTTCACCGGTGGTGAGCCCTTCGTGATCCGGGACTTCGTCAATATTCTGAATTACGCCAGCCAGCACCGGCCCTGCTTCGTGCTGACCAACGCCACCGAGCCGCTGCACAAGCGACAGCATCAGGTGCTGCCTTTGCTGGATAACCCCTACCCGATTCATTTCCGGGTCAGCCTGGACTTCCCGGACCGGGCCCGTCACGACAAGGACCGCGGCGACGGCAGCTTCGATGAGGCCTTGCAGGGCATCCGCTGGCTGGTCGATCAGGGCTTCAAGGTGTCCATTGCCCGCCAGACCGATCCGGAGGAAATTCCGGCAGATGTCCAAGCCGCGTTCCGTGACATCTTCCGGGAGTGGGGCATTCCGGAGGACCTGGCATTCACCGCATTTCCGGATCTGGGTACGCCAGGCTCGGAAGACGGCAGCCCGGAGATTACCGAGACCTGCATGGAGAAGTACCCGACCAAGGAGGCTCGTTCCCACTTCATGTGCACGTATACGCGAATGCTGGTGAAGAAGGGCGATGAGGTTCGGGTGTATGCCTGCACGCTGGTGGACGATGACCCTCAGTATGACCTGGGGGGGACGCTGGCTGAGAGTATGGATGAGCGCATTATGTTGCGGCATCACCGGTGTTTTTCCTGTTACCGCTTTGGGGCTAGTTGTTCGGCGCCTGCCTAG
- a CDS encoding zf-HC2 domain-containing protein: protein MLMCRDLAVIASDYIDGELPVLQNMSVKMHLMMCKDCRTFIGNLRASTDMLKAHSSGEADEELIRKIDERVAEALKEGPRDSTNRGPK from the coding sequence ATGCTGATGTGCAGGGATCTCGCGGTAATTGCCAGCGACTATATTGATGGCGAGCTGCCTGTTCTCCAGAACATGTCAGTCAAAATGCACCTGATGATGTGCAAGGACTGCCGGACCTTTATCGGCAATCTGCGGGCAAGCACCGACATGTTAAAAGCACATTCCTCTGGCGAGGCAGACGAGGAGCTTATCCGCAAGATTGACGAACGGGTGGCCGAGGCGCTAAAAGAGGGTCCCCGCGATTCCACAAACCGAGGCCCGAAATGA